The Cicer arietinum cultivar CDC Frontier isolate Library 1 chromosome 1, Cicar.CDCFrontier_v2.0, whole genome shotgun sequence genome contains the following window.
ATCTAAAAGATCTTCTCAACAAAATCATAATAGAAAGAGATGAAGCACAAGAGAAAGTTCAAAAACTTCTATTAGAGAAGCTAGTTTTTCAGAATCAGCAAAATCAAACATGTCCTGTTTCTGGAGTTTCTAGCATTGAAGATGAACAACAAAGAAGAGGAATTGACTCAAACAACAATGGATTGTGTTCTTCAGATTGTGAAGAAAGCATTGTTTCATCACCAATTGTTGACCATTTTCAGCAACAATCCATGATTGAAGTGTTGATCACACCAAACAAACCATTACCTGAAAAAGGTAAACTTTTGCAGGCAGTGATTAAAGCTGGTCCTCTTCTTCAAACCCTTTTGCTTGCTGGACCACTTCCTCAATGGAGACACCCTCCACCACCTCTTGAGTCTTTTGAGATTCCACTTGTCACTATACCCTCAGCAAcaacatcacaacaacaacttctTCATCAAGATTCCATTTTTGCTACTCATACTAATGCTACTAATACTAATTCTCAATGTGGAAGTGTAAGTAGGAAAAGGGTGTTTTCTGATGCTTCTGATTCTCCTAATGAGAATAAGTACCAAAGGGTTGTACTTCATTGATTTCCACTTCCATGTTTGGACTGAATCATGGTGTGCTatcatgattttgattttagcaAAAGCTACATTTTTTAGCTTCATCAGAATTATGGCGTCACTGTCATTCCAAATTTATATTCGATTAGATTTACGATcgtagttttttaatttatacatcTACAAGATCAtaggattaaaatttagaagaCTGATCTAGCATCTGTAAAGTGGTTTGTTTGTTCTAGGTCACAATTATCTGACACTTCGCAATGAAGACATATTCGGTGTCTGACACATGTTAGCCTCCGACATTAGTACACGTGGTTACATGTCAGTGTCGTGTTCATTGTATGTGTATGTGCTTCATGGGATTTAACTCATTtagagaagaagatgaagaagaaaaagaaaactttGCTTGTTTTTATGGCAGGCAATTTTTGGTGTGAAGAATTTGTTTCCTCTTCACATTCTAGTACTTTTGCTTCTTGATGCAAGAGGGGTTTTGATTtgtctaaattaattattgtgtAACAAAGATACTGTAGTCCAGCAAGCATGTGATTTGAgattgtgtgtgtgtgtgttttgtgGTTGTGAATGAGTAAGATTTGATCTTTAGGATCAAATCAAAAATTAAGAGAAATTGGGTGTGGAGTGGTTGAATTAGGAGGTGAGTGTGAGCAACAACCAAAAGGGTTAAAGGGAAAGGTTTTTGAATGCTTGTTGGATGTTGGGGGTGGACCCAAATATTTAGAATCAGTATCTATTAATGGTGTGATGTGTATGATTATGTTATGCTTTTGTTTAAGGAAGTTATGATTATTCACCTCTTATCTTTTCAACATTTacatcaacaaaaaattaatctcTTTCCTTTTTGTGTTactcattttataataaacCTATGCACATTTTTTGTATCTGCTCTAacttattttaatcaatattttaaaaattgaataaaaaatcgGTTAATTTACTTGATATCTCTTGACTAATGTACTACAGTCTAATTAATTGAATCGATTTTCTtgtacttttttaatattttttaatttattattttgttttccaATTTAATCGTGGTTGAACTAATTAAACcacttaatttttgttttaaaaaaattggttttagCTTTTGGTCTTCCATTAAGAGCCAACAAATATTTCTTCTAGTAGAAGAGTTGATAATGTTGACTAAATCATGTTCAATGAAAGCGTTGCTAtaggaaaaaattaaaagagaaaaaaaaaaagattctaCAGACAAATGAAACATGTTacattatgattaaaaaaaggttgtcgaattatattattatattattatgcgAAAAAAGAGGTTATATTATAAAGTCTCAgaacatttttttcttattactAAAGCAAGTGCCTTGTGCCTCACTTTCTTATCTATGACCCTTATTTCTACCAAACTG
Protein-coding sequences here:
- the LOC101499425 gene encoding uncharacterized protein, which encodes MDNQHLLNWAYYCQGKSMEELRQSLLYTTLELEQTRIAAQEELTKKEDQLMNLKDLLNKIIIERDEAQEKVQKLLLEKLVFQNQQNQTCPVSGVSSIEDEQQRRGIDSNNNGLCSSDCEESIVSSPIVDHFQQQSMIEVLITPNKPLPEKGKLLQAVIKAGPLLQTLLLAGPLPQWRHPPPPLESFEIPLVTIPSATTSQQQLLHQDSIFATHTNATNTNSQCGSVSRKRVFSDASDSPNENKYQRVVLH